In the Dolichospermum flos-aquae CCAP 1403/13F genome, CCTTCTGTCAAATTGCTACGGTAAATCAGACTGTAATTACAATGGCTTTCACAACCAATTTTAAGGATTTTGAAGATGCTATTCAATACTCCACTGCGGTAGTCAATCAATTAGATGGGATTATTACCCGTAATCCTCAAGATTTCCCTGTCGTGACACCGCGAATTATCACTCCTGAACAATTAATTGAGGAACTAACAAACTCTTTATAAAATTATGATTGTAGAATTATCTTTAACTTCTTTGAGGATGAGGAATTATTACAAATAGTTATGTAATTTTTATCCCTCCTCGAAATTCTCGCAGCGCTTGAGCATGATTTTCCATATTAA is a window encoding:
- a CDS encoding type II toxin-antitoxin system VapC family toxin; the encoded protein is MKVLLDTNIIIDIALERQPYVTNSETVLAFVEKRQIEGYISASTISDLYYIIRKQKGRNLTIEFLQEILTFCQIATVNQTVITMAFTTNFKDFEDAIQYSTAVVNQLDGIITRNPQDFPVVTPRIITPEQLIEELTNSL